The Oncorhynchus clarkii lewisi isolate Uvic-CL-2024 chromosome 31, UVic_Ocla_1.0, whole genome shotgun sequence genome includes the window GCTTGGGGGGCAGGATGGCTGGAGGAAGGGGTCCTTTCTGCTGGGCTAGGTAGCTGGGGATGGGAGGTTTATGCTTGGGCTGTGGCAGGGGCTGGAGAGAAGGTTGGGGCTTGGGCTGGAAGGAGGGTTGGGGCTTGGGCTGGAAGGAGGGTTGGGGCTTGGGCTGGAAGGAGGGTTGGGGCTTGGGGTGGAGGGAGggttgaggctggggctgaggttgAGACTGGTGCTGAGGTTGAGACTGGGGCTGAGGTTGAGACTGGGGCTGGGATTGAGACTGGGGCTGAGGTTGAGTCTGGGGCTGAggttgaggctggggctgaggttgaggctggggctgaggttgagactggggctgaggttgagactggggctggggttgagactggggctggggttgagtctggggctggggttgagactggggctgaggttgagactggggctggggttgAGGCTGGAGCTGGGGTTGAGCCTGTCTCTGCTGGGCTGCGTAAGCAGGTATAGGAGGGGGTTTCACAGTCGGACGGAAGATAGTGTGACTGGTTCTGGTGGAGGGGCTGGGACGAGGACTGGGCTGACTCTGTGGCGGACAAACACAAGCACTCACAGCACTACTGTCAGAACagttttttaattattattttgataTTTACCTGTCAAGAGTAAGATTTTTAGCATTGACTTTACTGTACATAGAATGTACTGTGGTGTAAGGTGAATGAACAGATCCCCTCACCAGTCTGTCTGAGCCCTGTCTCTTCAGTTGGAAGGCAGGGTTGGCATGGCCGTTGGCATGGCTGTTGTCAAGGTGACAGTTTTCAAGACTGTTGGCTTGTAGATGTTTGGCTTCAGCAGGGACTGGCCAACTGACTGGGCAACTAAGGAGTCAAACACAGTGTTTTTCATTCTAGAAGTTAAATCTGAGATGTTGATTACTGTGAAATGTCTATGGTGCATATTTTCCTTTAATAAAATAAGAAAAATTCAAACAGCAAAAGATGTAAAAACAACTGAAATACTGAGCTACACACATTGTCTTGGGTGGTGGGACTGAGGTCTTCAGAGGAAGGTTTTTATGTAGTTTATGGCTGTagcagcaccacagtcccacagcagcCAATAGGACAAAGAGAACCATGGGGAGGAGCAACAGGACAGGAAGTAGACTGCctagaaacacaaacaacatcaacaacaaatgtCAGATCAAACATTAACCTGGAAGATATGACTTGAAAACCAACAATCAAATATATGTGGTTTAACCTAGTAGTCTTTTTCAACACCACATCAGTTATTAGATTTAATCAGTTATTAGACTGACTGAATCATTATTTGAGTGACTGGTTGGTTGATAACATACTGTGGTTGATGACAGGTCCACTGTCGACactccctcctgtcccctcctggtCACACAGGGGAGGAGCCCAGCCTGAGTCACAATGGCAGTGGTGGTTGTTGTtacacagctagagagagagagagagagagagagagagacggtttcAAGACTGACAACCTGTATTATAACAGCTGTATTAAACCTTTGAGTCCATAACCTCAGACCCAGCACCTTCCCTTATTCTGCAGTAGCCCATACGCCTACCTACCCCTCCAACATCACTCCCATACCCTTCCCCTATCACACACCCAGCCCCTCCCATACCCTTCCCCTATCACACACCCAGCCCCTCCCATATCCTTCCCCTATCACACACCCAGCCCCTCCCATACCCTTCCCCTATCACACACCCAGCCCCTCCCATACCCTTCCCCTATCACACACCCAGCCCCTCCCATACCCTTCCCCTATCACACACCCAGCCCCTCCCATACCCTTCCCCTATCACACACCCAGCCCCTCCCATACGCTTCCCCTATCCCACACCCAGCCCCTCCCATACCCTTCCCCTATCACACACCCAGCCCCTCCCATACCCTTCCCCTATCACACACCCAGCCCCTCCCATACCCTTCCCCTATCACACACCCAGCCCCTCCCATACCCTTCCCCTATCACACACCCAGCCCCTCCCATACCCTTCCCCTATCACACACCCAGCCCCTCCCATACCCTTCCCCTATCACACACCCAGCCCCTCCCATACCCTTCCCCTATCACACACCCAGCCCCTCCCATACCCCATGGCCATGGCACTTGGCATTGCACTCATCCGCCCTCAGGAAAGACGCGTTGCGACACTCTCCACCGAAACAGAtctgttacagagagtgagagagaaagagggatgagagagagggcgagggagagcgagtgagcgagaaagagagagagagagagggatgagagagaaatgagagggatgagagagtgagagagagagagagagagagaaaggagagggataagagagcaagagagcgagtgagcgagaaagagagagtcattaTCATAAGTAGATAGTCCAGTAAATGGCATCCTTCCACAACAGAGAGCTCATAGACTAAAAGATACACAGcgctcaagcacacacacacacacacacacacacacaaaccacaccacACCCTCCACCCACACtacccccactcctcctctcccctcctcaccgaGTCCTCTCCACACTTAGTCCCGGTCATGACCAGTCCTGGGTCCAGTGTGTCCCCCTGTTCCTCGTCCCCCTGGCCTGGTCGGTAAACATGTGTCCCCCTACAGAGGACCTTCTTGCTTCCCACCCGGACCGTGGTGTCAATGGGAACAGCGTTAGTCTCCAGGGGCTTGGAGGCTGAACTCACACACTGGATCTTACCACATCTAGCATCCCTAAAGCAACAGAACGGTCACATGGATTCAGACATGAAGGGATTGTTTAGTAGGTGTGAAAGAAATGTTAAATGGTAGTTGAAGGAAGAGACACTTCTATACAAAGGATCACACATTTGGTGGTGACTGTGTGACCCCTCACCTGTCCCTGCATCCTTTGTATTTCCCCAACAGGTCTTTGCCACAGTTCCCAAAGGTGTCTCCTGCCTCGTTCACCTTCTTAAAGCACAGGTCTAGAGCAGGACGGCCATCTAGagaggacagaacacacacagtgtTATATGACCTCCTGCAAGCACACAAATGTTCCCGTGGTCAGGTAAAGCCTGTCCTGTGAAGATTTCTGATAGTGAAAACAGAAATAACACCGAACAGAGCCCAGTCCATTAACAAGCCCTAATCCTTCTCCCTTGGAGCCAAGGACCCAGATAGGTGTGAGCAATATTGTCGAAGCCGCAGACCAGACAATGGATTTAAATAGGGGAGCATTACATTGAAAAGTGCTATAAAAGCAATCCATTACTTTATAACAGCATGCAATAACATGCCTACTAACTCCGCCCCAGAAAGATTGATAGGTACTAACCCCGCCCCCAGAGTGATTGACACTGCTGCTCCAGGGTGAGACACATGCCGGTGTAGCAGTAGGCCCGCCCCCCATCACAGGAAGTACCATCCACCAGGTATAAGTTAGCAGGACAAGACTCCGCCTTCCCATCACAGTACTCGGGTAGGTCACATGACCCTGTTGGAGTACGACACAACACACCTGGACTcttcaactagagagagagagagagagataaagagagagggggagagagagagaaagagagagagagagagaaagagagagagagagagagataaagagagagggggagagagagaaagagaaagagagagagagagagaaagagagagagagagataaagagagagagagagagagagataaagagagagagagagagagagaaagagagagagagagataaagagagagggggagagagagagaaagagagagagagagagaaagagagagagagagataaagagagagagagagagataaagagagagagagagagagataaagagagagagcgagagataaagagagagggggagagaaggggactattaaatgatccaacacacctcgactcttcaactagagagagagagagagggtggggagagagagagagggtggggagagagagagagagggtggggagagagagagagagagggtggggagagagagagagagggtggggagagagagagagagggtggggagagagagagagagagagggtggggagagagagagagagagagggtggggagagagagagggtggggggagagagagagagagagggtggggagagagagagagagagagagagagggtggggggagagagagagagagggtggggagagagagagagagagggtggggagagagagagagagagggtggggggagagagagagagggtggggggagagagagagagagggtggggagagagagagagagagggtggggagagagagagagggtggggagagagagagagagggtggggagagagagagagagtgtggggagagagagagagagagggtggggagagagcgagagagagagggtggggagagagagagagagagggtggggagagagagagagagagagggtggggagagagagagagagagggtggggagagagagagggtggggagagagagagagagggtggggagagagagagagagagggtggggagagagagggagagggtggggagagagagagagagagagagggtggggagagagaaaggacaaccagaaagagagaaagatagaaagagagcgagagaaagatagagagagagagaaatagaaagagagagagagagaaaggacaaccAGAAAGATAGAGACGACaaccagaaagagagaaagatagaaagagagcgagagagaaaggacaaccagaaagagagaaagatagaaagagagcgagagaaagatagaaagagagagagagaaatagaaagagagagagagaaatagaaagagagagagaaaggacaaccagaaagagaaagacgacaaccagaaagagagaaagatagaaagagagcgagagaaagatagaaagagagagagagagagagagagagaaatagaaagagagagagaaaggacaaccagaaagagaaagacgacaaccagaaagagagaaagatagaaagagagcgagagaaagatagaaagagagcgagagaaagatagaaagagagcgagagaaagatagaaagagagagagagagaaagatagaaagagaggacagTGTACGGTACCATACAGTTGTGACAGCAGACTCCGTGGGCACATTCTGCTCCAGCCTTGAGAGTACAATTGTTGGCATTACAGCAGggactggaacactcctgcagagagaggatgaataatcagtatacacacacacacaccagtggagttTCTTCagatgaggaaggggaggaccatcctcctcagtgaatatacatttttttttaattgtaaaacattgaaaaagttgcagtttttagataaaactatattaaatatattcacatcaccaaataattgattaaaacacacttaTTCATTTATTCACTTATTTAGCTAGAAAATGCAGCTGGCCAGTTTAGTcactcaaacagagggatgctttGTTAGcaagctggctatgactatccaacacaacactggaactcttccaattcaaggtaagcttttggttttattcctTTATTGCCACTGTGGCCCACAgatgtaactgcttactgactgtacactgtaacgttactgcatgattgtagccgGTTTACCAATGAATTAGTTATATGAGCTATGTTGACTaggatgttactttagctaatatggggacaacgatgtaggctgtgtgtagtggttatgacatggtttggcttggaaaggttgtTTTGTCTGGTCACATAGAGCTGATGTGCTGTTCATTGAAGTCCACGAACAAAGGGAaacggtgagaggaggagagtgcatagaggcgagaaggaatacagcatggctgctatgaaagtgaactgttttTATGCTGATCACTGTTGTGTTCATTCCGCAGATTCTGTTGacaaatgtttcttaaacggaagcaaacaaaaCGGAACTAaaaaatacctgaatttgtcaaatagaaactctcatttgcaactgttggactaaggATTACACCATAAACTACATGCAGttaagagtgtgcaaggcagtattgaatgtgtcactgtctgtcatctcATTGTCTTTCTCTCGACCTAAgtgtaaactttcattcaaaGGCTAGGTTTTAGCAACCTCATGACTGATTTAGGGAAAATGTGAATATCATGTAGTAGTCTAAACCCCAATGTTATATTGAACAGGGTGAatgaaatatgaatgacagtcatttaACATGCTGTAATAGAAGTAAGGCAATGTCAATGGCGGCACTGAccatcactgacacacacacacgcacacttccCCCCCTCACCTTCTCGTCTCCACAGTCacactcctctccatcctccaggTACCCATTCCCACAGCGCTGTCCCCCGTACATGGCTCTGGTGTTGGGGAGGTTGAACAAACACTTTCCCCCTCCGGAGCTCAGGTACCTGCTCAGCTCCCGATGGTTACAGCCATTAAATACACGCGGGAACGGGTGGCTGTGACACACATACCAGGGGTGTATTCGGTAAGGTGCAACGCACCGCAGATAGAAATGCCATCACTAGACTTTACATTATTCCTTCTACTCTACGTGTCAGAGAGGAAATTCTGTTCTAAGTTATATATTTCTATACAGACATTAATAATCCACTACATTTTGCTCAGCTGAATGTGTCCCGGGAATGTCTtttacaaagcaggatcaatcaTTATAtcatgatttaacctttattcataCAGGTTTATTCTCATTAAGATAAAATCTCTTTACTAAGAAAGATATTTTCAACATAGATAGATTCTCTCACCCAGTGGCAGCAGCCATGATGCAGCCTCCATCATCAGCCTTGGCCTGGCAGCACCCAGGGCTGTCATGGCTCATGCCAAAGTTATGCCCCATCTCGTGGGCCATGGTCGCTGCCACGCCCACAGCACTGTCAGAGTGGTCCTGTAGGGGGGTAGAGGTGGATTCCCGTATTGAAAGTCAAAAGGACATACATCTCATGTTAGCTTGGTTCTAGATCTATGTGTACTATTACAAATACATCACAACTTCATGACAACTTTAGAGAAAGCTTTACTGGGCTGCTATTGGCTATGGTCAAATCTCAAACGACAGAGTTCTGTTGTAGTCTTACTGAGTTGATTCCCCCTGACTGGTACTCTGAGCACATGGCTCTGAGAGGGGCCAGCCCAATGGTGGTGCCCTGAAACGCCACGCCCCTGGGGGAACAAAAAACACAGCTGTGTAGTTCCACTGAATGGTTTTAATGGAAGGAAAGAGAACTGGATTGAGGATGGATGGATTAAAGAGATCTAGAGTACAGTAAGGAGTGTGTGTCACACTAACGTGATGAGTTGAGCGTTGTCGTTAGGTAGTGTGTGTAGCTGTTTGCGTCTCCAAGCCAGGAACGCTCCCAGGGTACTGTAGGGGTTACCAGACACACTGATCCTGTCCTGATCAGACCACACCTCCAGACCGATCACTGCCACACGAATACTTAGAGACTTGTAGtactgcacaaacacacacacacacacacacacacacacaatttgaccaacatgttttatttaaactttaattaaccaggtaggcaagttgagaacaagttctcatttaccaagataaagaaaagcagtgcgacaacaacaacacagagttacacataaacaaacacacagtcaataacacaagagaaaaatctatatacagtgtgtgcaaatgt containing:
- the LOC139390576 gene encoding disintegrin and metalloproteinase domain-containing protein 19-like; translation: MSPRERITRFNRCSAYSLLSLCLYLTVVICCVGSVVSGHVDAAEEQRPSPQENSHRIGHRESYEITYPHWLQPARHRRSVHGEKQHPSEAEVLITAEGEEMTLRLHRNEQLLAPGYQEIWYSPSGSRQTSNPPSTGHCFYHGDVRGVEGSSAALSTCSGLRGLITVNTSVSYLIEPLPAVTMDTQPPHAVFRAKNLRLPNGTCGHHHSNQGQGEGLGDLIRGMMTARGGRERRDVGQSMKYVELLLVADHAEFQKHGGDLNRTKTKLLEAANYVDKYYKSLSIRVAVIGLEVWSDQDRISVSGNPYSTLGAFLAWRRKQLHTLPNDNAQLITGVAFQGTTIGLAPLRAMCSEYQSGGINSDHSDSAVGVAATMAHEMGHNFGMSHDSPGCCQAKADDGGCIMAAATGHPFPRVFNGCNHRELSRYLSSGGGKCLFNLPNTRAMYGGQRCGNGYLEDGEECDCGDEKECSSPCCNANNCTLKAGAECAHGVCCHNCMLKSPGVLCRTPTGSCDLPEYCDGKAESCPANLYLVDGTSCDGGRAYCYTGMCLTLEQQCQSLWGRDGRPALDLCFKKVNEAGDTFGNCGKDLLGKYKGCRDRDARCGKIQCVSSASKPLETNAVPIDTTVRVGSKKVLCRGTHVYRPGQGDEEQGDTLDPGLVMTGTKCGEDSICFGGECRNASFLRADECNAKCHGHGLCNNNHHCHCDSGWAPPLCDQEGTGGSVDSGPVINHSSLLPVLLLLPMVLFVLLAAVGLWCCYSHKLHKNLPLKTSVPPPKTICPVSWPVPAEAKHLQANSLENCHLDNSHANGHANPAFQLKRQGSDRLSQPSPRPSPSTRTSHTIFRPTVKPPPIPAYAAQQRQAQPQLQPQPQPQSQPQPQSQPQPQTQPQPQSQPQPQSQPQPQSQPQPQPQPQPQPQPQPQTQPQPQSQSQPQSQPQPQSQPQHQSQPQPQPQPSLHPKPQPSFQPKPQPSFQPKPQPSFQPKPQPSLQPLPQPKHKPPIPSYLAQQKGPLPPAILPPKPHSTPHTHRPDPPNRPAPPCPLTKPKIPSDVLQRGKSNLAPPGGHKKPSRSQNNISGRRRGPTLDNGAQ